The Cytobacillus sp. NJ13 sequence GCTCTTTAATAAAAATTGTTACTGGAATGCTAAAAGAAGAAAAGTTCTCTTAATACTCAATTACAATCTCTCCTTCTCCCTTTGGAACTTCGAATCCATTTAGGAAAGCAGTTAATATTTCCTCTGTTATTGGGAAGGCAGCATTTGCATCAAACCGGTTACTTCTTATCTTTAGACGATCACGCAAATCATTATGATTCACTTTCAAATAAATAAGACACCATTTACCTCCAGCAGCTTCAACTAGCTGCTTATATTCAATCCTTTCAGACTTTCTCCAAAAACTAGAGTCAACCACTACTTGTTTCTTATTAAGGATTAACTTTACTAGTTTATCACGCAATCTTAAATGAGCTTTTTCCAAATACTCTCTATACTTTTCAATCGGATAATCAATTCCGTATCGACCATTAGCAGACCAGACTTCTTCATCTATAGAAAGACGTACAAAACCCGCCTTTTCTAACTTTTGAGAGAAAGTCGTTTTTCCAGAACCGGCTATCCCGCACATCATTACTACTAAAGGGGTAAAGTCATCTCTCTCACGATAAAGGTAATCTAAAGCGGATTTTTCAAACACCTATAGTCCCCCTTTTAATAAAATTTTTTTAGATATTCTGTGCTTTATTATAATATTCCTTCTTTCACTAACCTGCCCCTTTACTTCAATAAGAAAGGAAAAGGTAATATTCCTTCTTAGATCAATACCTTTTCTTGCTCCATATTCAATCCGTTCGAAAAAACTCACCTCACTTAGATTTGAAGACCTATTCACACTCAATACCGAGCATCACCTTGAATTTCTTAGGAAAATCTAATTAAAAGGAGGGATTGACGTGCCAATAAAAATATTTCTATTTATGATGCTTTTCATATTTCAGTTCATTTCTGTGACGAAGGCAGAAGTTCCATTGAAGGCTGCGTTTGTTCGTGACCACCAGTTATGGATGAAAGAGGGAGATTATGAAATACAACTTACCAAAGATAAATATGTCTATTCACCGAAGTGGTCCTATGATGGCAGATTTATTGCGTACATCGACGGTGATGAGCAGGGAGAAAAGTTTAACTTGTGGATGTATGATACAGAGAAGAAAGAAAGCTATGAACCTTACCATAGTATTGAGACACATTCTTTTACTTGGTCCCCTGTTTCAAATGAACTGGCTTATTTATCTGGATGGGTATTAAATGTTACAAAAATGAAGGATGGCAGGCCTTATGGATTTCAAAATGTGTCGTTAGGTGTTAGTGGCTTTGAGTGGTATCCAAACGGGAAAGAGTTTATTGTTTCTGCTAGCTCAAACCGCCTTCCCACAGGCTGGGAGCCGATTAAGTTGTATCGTATACCAAAGGATATGAATCTTAACGAGAAAAAAGCGAAACTATTGTACTCAATTCCAATCGATGAAAATGATATATTTGCCGTTACTGTTGGTGACTTTAAGTGGAGTCATGACGGCAAATGGGTCAGCTTTCTCGGCACCCCTACACCTTCTTGGGCAATGGACAGTAATCCTTTATGTGTCTTATCTTTTGATGGAAAAGTGTTTCAGGACATCGGTAGGATGTTAGGATTTAGTGACTGGTTTAAGTGGGCACCACACGGCAACCAATTAGCTTATATTTCAGGAGAAGGACGGTTTTTTGTTGAAAATAAAATTACTAAAATTGCTGAAATAAAGGCATCCACCAAGCAGGTAGAGTATACACCGAAAGGATATGCAGACTTAGATTTGGAGTGGATGTCACCATCCAAAGTAATCGTCGCACGGTCACAGGAAAACAAAGCGTGGAAAGAGGGTCCAGTTCCCACAATGTTCACCTCTCTATTTGAGATAGATTTAGACTCAGGCACTCAGAATCAAATCACATTTCCAAAAGAAAATGAGTTAGATATAGATCCTCAGGTCGTTGGATCTTATCTCATATGGGTACGCAGACAAGATGAAACGCAGAAAGGTAATGTATTGATAAGGCATGAAAAGCAGAATGAAGCGAGAATTTGGATAGAAGATGTAGATTTTTCGCCTGTTATATTTAAAAAGTAACCAATGAGGAGAAAAAAACTTATAGCGTAA is a genomic window containing:
- a CDS encoding ATP-binding protein, whose product is MFEKSALDYLYRERDDFTPLVVMMCGIAGSGKTTFSQKLEKAGFVRLSIDEEVWSANGRYGIDYPIEKYREYLEKAHLRLRDKLVKLILNKKQVVVDSSFWRKSERIEYKQLVEAAGGKWCLIYLKVNHNDLRDRLKIRSNRFDANAAFPITEEILTAFLNGFEVPKGEGEIVIEY
- a CDS encoding translocation protein TolB produces the protein MPIKIFLFMMLFIFQFISVTKAEVPLKAAFVRDHQLWMKEGDYEIQLTKDKYVYSPKWSYDGRFIAYIDGDEQGEKFNLWMYDTEKKESYEPYHSIETHSFTWSPVSNELAYLSGWVLNVTKMKDGRPYGFQNVSLGVSGFEWYPNGKEFIVSASSNRLPTGWEPIKLYRIPKDMNLNEKKAKLLYSIPIDENDIFAVTVGDFKWSHDGKWVSFLGTPTPSWAMDSNPLCVLSFDGKVFQDIGRMLGFSDWFKWAPHGNQLAYISGEGRFFVENKITKIAEIKASTKQVEYTPKGYADLDLEWMSPSKVIVARSQENKAWKEGPVPTMFTSLFEIDLDSGTQNQITFPKENELDIDPQVVGSYLIWVRRQDETQKGNVLIRHEKQNEARIWIEDVDFSPVIFKK